GTGGTCTCACCAATATCAAGCTTGAGGAGTTCGTGCCCGCCGATGAGCTCGTGGAGTCCCTTCGAACGGTGGACCTCCATCTAGTTCCACAAGTATCCGGTACGGGCACATTCGCAATGCCGTCGAAGGTGGTCAATATTCTCGCGTCCGGACGCCCGATGTTGGCCATCTGCGACGAAGGGGATCCGCTCCAGACCTTGATCAAAGACGGCATTGGCTTCTGGGCGCCTATCCATCCTACTGCAGTTGCCAAGCAGATCCTAGACCTGTCCCGCAATCGCGGTTTGGCAGCGCGAGTCGCCGGCCATGGCTTGGATTACGCGAGAGCACATCACGACCGCACAGCGCTTCTATCCATTGTGGAGCAGAGTCTGCTACGGGCGACACCTCACCCAATTCCGTAGCTCGCTTCGCTGAACCAATCCCACACGTCCGAGGTAGCCGTCGCCGGTGTTGCCGGCCCCGACGCCGTTCCCCGAGGTGAACGGCCAGCGCCCAATCGGTCAGGCACGCCTAGAGTACTGCAACGTCAGCCGCAAGCTATTGGCACAACCGTCTAGCCACGGTCCCGGCCCACAAGACGCGACGTCTTCGCGGGACAAGCGGGCGTAGGGGACGCGAACAGCCACATCCGTTCGTGCCGAGGACCCGGCCAACGTGCCGACATCAACGGCCGCTGGGCAGTCCCCGTGAGCAACGACTAGCCCTGTTTGACCATGTGTCTCCCTCGGATTCGTTGCAGGGGCCCCAGACGCGACCCGCGGCCCAATGCCAACACAGTCACGTACATTCCAAACGGATACGGGTTGAGGTTAATGAATCGATCGTTAAGGAAGACCAGAGGCAGGCATGCGAGTAAACACAGACTGGCCTTGCGGTCCCGATACCATATATTTGCAAATGCTCTTACCAGCGGTACCCAAATGAGCAGAGAAAGTGCACCGTGCCGCGCAAGGCCATACAGCACGGCATTGTGTACGCCGGACACATCCCCTTCCGCTCGAAAGTCGATCCCTGACCCGATGAGCGGGGTCTCCAGAAATGCCTCCCAGGCCGATCCCCACGGTTCTACCCTTCCAGTGAATCCACTGCCGATCCCTCGGTTCTCGTCCGACACTCTCAAGACGTCCTCACGCACGAACCGTGCCCCAGTTGATCCATGAGTCCAAAGGGACATCACCATTAGCATCAGTAGGCTCACGGCGGCGAACCGCGCGCCACGGGACCAGCGCAAGCGCCTGAACTCGTAAACGGCCCACACCAGGACGAGCAAGAGTATGCACGCCAACGCAGCCCTAGCCTGAAGAAGAAGCACACTGATCGTAAGCGGTATCACCACAACTGTGAACGAACGCGGCCTCAGTGAAAGGCTAGCTAGCAGCACCGCTGCCGACGCAATCTCCCCACCGAGGTTTGGATGAGTGTTCCCAACATAGAGAACGCGTCCAAAATGATCATCAACGCCCCCTGAAACGGCGAGGAAGACGTGTACGACCGCAACGGCATACGGAATTGAGACAAACCCGACCGCATACTGCGTAAAGTCGTCTCGGGCAACCAGCAATAGAGTAAGGCATACCGACGCAGCAACCGCGCCGTATACAAGGTAGCCCCGGAAGTCAAAGCCTCCCGTCCCCACGTTCATGATAAACGAGACTGCAGCCAGCACACCGATACCGGTCAAGAAAAGACCTTGATCACGCCCAATGGCAAATCTTGTCGGCCGCTCGCGTAGAAGGAGGCCCGCCTTCAATATTAGCCCGAGTACTTGTAGAGGCAGCGCAGTGCCAAGGAGTAGATATCCGGCTGCCCCCACGCTATCCGCCAAACCTACTATGCGAGGAAGCAGCACCCGTTCGCCACCGAAGAGTGGCAGCCTTCGAACTCCTTCACCGCGCTGTCCGCCATTCAAAGGTCAGATCCCCGATCTAAGCGCGTACCCGAACCAGACGAGCAACTGGCACGATTCCTAGGCTCGAACACACGCGCATACGCACGCTGTTGACGCCGCAGTTCACAGTCTAACCGATGGCTACGCGATTGCTGATTCAAAGTCTGCCAAGTACATTCCTGCGACCTTCTCAACGGTGAAGCCCTCCGCCGTCCTTCGAGCCGCCATTCCCATCTGTTCGATCCTACCCTCTTGGTCTAGTGCCGTGCTCAGTGCCTGCGCCAAGCCGTGCAAGCCACTCGCACGGTCCCAGACCATGCCGTTCCGCCCCGGAAGAACGAAGTCTAGGAAGCACCTCAGGTCGCTAACCAATGCGGGTACGCCCAGTGACATCGCTTCGAGTACCGCAAGCCCGAACGTCTCGCCGCGCTCAGCCAATGACGGATAAGCAAATATTCGCACTCCCGATATGTAACGGTTGAGCTCCTCGCGGTCCACGATGAGACCACGGAAGTCGACGGACCCACGCATACGCACCGCCACACGCTTCAAGTCCTCGAAGTAGGCACGTCCGCCGCCGCCGGCCGCAGTGTCTGTCGGTCCGGCAAGACGGACATTGATAGGTCTACCCAAGATCCCTTCGGCCGTGACAACAGCACGCAACAACTCCAAGACGCCCTTCTCAGGATGAATTCGCCCAGCGAAGCAAATATCGTCGACGGGATTTTCTGATGTCGACCGAAGTTCCGGCAGGCGCACTGGATTGGGAATCACCACAACTTTTGTGGACGGTACTCCCTGCTGAACCAGAGCCTCCGCTACGGGTGAGGAAACAGCCTGTAGTCTGTCTGCGCTACGATACAAGCGATGCTGCTGCTTCGGGAACCTCGCCACATGGACGTATAGTACGGCGCGAGTGTTTCGTAGGATGACCGGGGACCAAAAACTGTGGGTGACGATGACATCGGCGTCGGATATCGCGGCCGCCACCCTAGTTGAGTATGTCAGGTCCCGGATGAGACGAACCAAGCCATTGTGTGTTTGGGAGAACCCCCCGACACGTACGTGCTCTACTCCGCCCACAACCGCATGATCCGGCAGGCCGGGGTATCTCTTGGATACGTGCCAAACGTCATGACCGTTAGCGGCGAATTCATTCGCTAGGTCAAACCAGACCTTTTCCACGGCTCCACCGAGTAGAGGCGGGATGGGCAAGAACGGACCTTGCACAATACCAATCCTCATGCGCCCAGCGGATCCTCATCAGTGCTTGGTAGCCGCTCAAAGAGGACGTCGAGTTGGATCAGTTGGCCATCCCTGCGCCTCATCTCTTGGAAAATATCTACAACACGGAAGTCGCGGTCATCCATAAATGCTATGACCTCTGCCAACAGCGGCGCGCCCTCATTATATTGAATCAAGGACACTTCAAGCATTGCAAAGCGGGCACTGGACAGGACGGCCTCTGCACCACGCAGGACCTCGAGTTCGTAGCCTTGCACATCAACCTTGATGAAGTCAGGCGCCCCCCAGTGCGAAGGAAGATCGGCGACAATCGAATCCAAGGTCCTAACCTTGGCAGTCGTCACAGTGCGCGACACATCGGACAGCTCGCCGAGCACCGAACTCCCCGTCTCCATCTCATAGAAGTTGACCGACTGCCCATCCTTCGGCCCAGCAACGGCGATCGCCAACTGAACATCGCCGTGGCCGCTCTCCACCAAAGATCTCAATGCTCCAGCCTTCGACTCCTGTGCCTCAACCATAAGGACGCGGGCCCCAGGAAAGACCAGACGCACCAGACTTGTCCATTCGCCCTCGAAAGCGCCAACATCGATAATCGTGCGCAAACAACACGCCCGATTGCGCAACATGACCAAGGAGGCAGCATGGCTGGGAAAGAGAAATCGGCTTAGAACCTTCCAGGCGATCCACCGTGCGAACGGAGGAATCTGAATGGACAGCCGAGCCAAGAGACCGCGCATGCTCACCGCTCACCCTCCGGCTGAATGATGTCTCTACTGACGATTCCTGAGTACCAAGCCTCAAGGTCGCTGCCGGCCTTGGCCCACGTCAACTGACGCGCTGCGGCCACGCCATTTCGCCTCATGTCGCTCAGCATGCCAGGTCGTTCCAAAAGGTTGAGTAGCGCCTTTCCAAGGGCTTCGGCACTTCCTTCTGTCACGACCCCTGACTGTGTGCCCGATAGAATCGATGCGGCACCAACCTCCGGAGTGACGATGGGCACAGCCCCATAAGCCATAGCCTCGACAACCGCAATGCCAAAGCTCTCGTCCAAGGAAGGCAACACAAAGACGCTCGCTCTCCGTAACAATTGTTGCTTTGCCTCCCCACGTACAAGACCAATCAGCTTGACATCGTCCTTCAGCCCACGATCATTAATCCTCTTCTGTAGAAGTGAGTGGCGAATATCCTCCTCAGGTCCGGCGATGATCGCCTGGGCTACTAGTCCGGCCTGTTTGGTCCACGCCAGCGCATCTACGACGAGCCATGGTTGCTTCTTCGTTGCAAGGCGGCCGAGAAACAGAACGAGGTTCTTCCGGGGCTTATCGGCACTTACTTCATCAGTTGCTGTCTCCACTCCGGGGGGTATGATCGACCAGTTCCGAAAATGGCGTACTCTCAAAGCGTCGTCGCGCTCATGTTCGGACATGAAGTGCACGCCGCTGGCACCGTCAATGACTCGATTCTCTATGAGAGCCTCATACATGCGCTTCTTCACAGCTCGCTGTTCGTAATGGTACTTATCAAAGGCTCCGTGAGGCGACACAACGTACGGCGTCGAAGAGCGGCGCAAGTAGGCTGCGAGGCTCTGCGGCAGGTACAGCGCATGCGCGTGGACAAGATCCGCCCGCTCGGCCTCCCTGAGCGACTCCCTCCACCATGAGTAGGATATCGGTGCAGGACCGGCATACTGGGCCGCATAGGTAGAGAGTCGGACACCATCCGGATCATTCGCCTCAATGGTCTCGCCACGTCGCCGCATAGCCAGTACATGCACTTCATGCCCTCGAAGAGCTACCGACTCGGCCATCTTTTGGACGGCGTAACTCGGGCCGCCTGCTTCGGGCCGGAGCGAATCGATCAGATGGAGCACTCTCATGCCATACTCCCCTCCATCACCAATAGTTCCCCGACGACTGAAGAGAGAGCCTCGGCAATAGCAGACGCCGAGTACGAGTCCACAACCATCTTGGTGCGATCTCTATAGTCCGACTTGGGTCCCTGACGCCTCATTGAGTCCATAGCCTGTACGAGCGACTCGACACTATCTGAGGCAAACACGTACCCTGTCTTGCCCATCACAAGGTCCGGCGCGCAGCCAACGCGGTCGCTAACGATTACGGGAAGACCGGAGGCGAGTGCCTCGTTGACTACAAGGCCCCACGTCTCTTGATACCTCGAGGGCAGCACCAGACAGTCGCACCTGCCAAGCAAGGCTGCCAATTGCCGTTGAGCAAGGAAGTCGAAGAAGTCTACGTCTAAATCCTCTTGTTCGGCATATCGTTGGAGGTCCCCCTTCATGGCGCCGGAACCGACGATGGCGAGCATGGCTGTATCGCGATCTGGCATTGCCCGGAACGCTCGCAGCAAAAGGTCGGGGGCCTTCTTATCGATGAGCTTGCCAACGAAGACAAAGGTGAACTTGCGTCTAGCAACCATGTCCAGTTCTTCGTCAGGCTCTGGGTCGGTGTCGAACGATGCATTGTCCACCCCATGGGGAACGTAGCGGAGGCGGTGCGGTTTCACTCCATGGTTCAGAAAGAAGGCCCGGTTGTGCCAGCCTATGTATCCAATCCGCGTTGCCAGACTCAGAATTGGCGGATAGAGGACCTTACGCAATCCACTCCTTAGGCGACTCCGCTCGCCAAGGTCATACGACACGGATCTGAGCAGAGTAGGTATGCCAGTCAATCGGCAGGTCAGTAGTGCCGCCACTTCGGGCAATCCCGCGAAGCCGTGCACGTAAACGGCCTTCGGTCTCAAGCGGACGATGGCCCGTATGACGGCAAGCGCTCGGCGCAATTGCTCTGCGCTGAGTTGGCTCTCGCTCTTCTCATCGCGCGTGGTGGGAAGGGCCAAGCTGTTCCCAAACCCTATTTTGCGGATTCCGAAATCAACCTTCTTGCCGAATTCCCAATCGTACCCCGATGCCCCTCGCGCTTGCCTCAGAAAGAGCACATGTATTTCCCGCGTTTCTGCCAGGCGCTCAAACACTGGCATTTGGTAGTGAATGGGATATGGGGTGATAATTAGAAGTTCCAGCGGCATCATGCTTGGCCACCTTTCTCCGAACGGGCGGAAGACCTCGCGCTGTATAGCCACAGGAGGGTCGTGGCGGCTGATGCCAACGCTAGGAGCAACGCAGTCGCCTCGCCGGTTCCCAAGACGAGACCCAGCATGAGCGCCAGTCCGTTCAGGGCGGCAGACAGCCACCGGACGGCAGCGATTCGTCGCGCGAGCTGACCGGCGCGAAGGTACAGCAGGCCGGCCGCACCAAGTGCATTGCTGATGGTGATTGCTGCGACGGCTGGCAAGAATGCGCGTGCGGCACTCCAGCTTGCCCCAAGCAAGTCGGGTGCAAGGGATAGCGGGTCCACTATCCAAAAGGCGCTCGCTAGAACCGCCGCTGACGTCATCAGGACCGAGATGGTAATTAGAACATTACGGATGTCCTGGCCCAGCGCGAAACGCTTTGACGCCCAAGGCACGAAGACCGCACCGGCTGTGGCATAGATGATAGATATAGGACCTAGAAGTAGCTGAGATCCCCTGAAGCCAGCCACAGTGGCCGCACTAAATCCTACTCCTAGAACCAGGGCGACACCGGGCCCCGATACGATGGAGCCCATGAACTCTATTGTGTAGGGCAGCGCAAGATGGCGGGTATCAGTCAACCACTGCACAAGCTCGCTTGGCCTTCCGAGCACTGGTCGAACCCATATCAAGGATGCAGCGAAGGCAACCGACGCAGCCAGTCCCCAAGCGACGAGAGGCTTTGACGGTCCCACGCCGTCAGCTATGAGGAGGATGCCCAGTCCGAGCCCTAGGAGCCAGGTTCCGTCGAGGGCTGCAACTAGGCGCGGGTTGCCGCTCCCGAATGCGAACTGCCGGACTAGCTCAAGCCCTAGAAGGCCTGGTATCCAAGGGGTGAGTTGCCATGTAGCCTCTGCCAAGGGGCTAGGTGCTATCTGGCTGAATACTGCGCAGAGTAGCCCCCCAGTCACTCCGACGAGAATAGACAAGAGTCCCGCGACCGGAGCGGCTTTCGAACCCCTAGAACCATCGGTCAGTAGCGCTTCGCCTAGAGCAGCTCGGACTAGCCCCTGTGCAATTGTGTAAACAGCCAGCGAGAGACCAAAAAGTCCGAACTCAGTAGGGGAGAGGACGTTGGCCGCGTAGACACCTGCTAAGAAGTTGGTCCCGCTCGACAGCAGTTGACTAGCGCCGGCCCAACCGACACGCCTGACTCCAGTCCGGCGCTTCTCTAGATTCGGGAGCATGGGTCTTCTTACTACATGGAATGAGCACTGTCAGACTGGGATTCAAGAGGCGCGGCAATTCCAGTCCTTTGCGGAGACTGATCGCGGCGGGGCGCTGCCCAATCCGGGAAGGCGACTGCTAGATCGATCATATAGTCATACAGTGCAATGATCGTAGCGTAGTGGAATCCTACCCTTCCCTCCCGCCATCCTTGTTTGATGATTAGGAGCCAGAACCAACGAATTACGGGCCTGCAGCGAAGCCGAAACCAGATGTTGCGCTTCAGCCACTGTCTGCGGCCAAACCAACTCGTTAGGGGGAGTCCGACCCGTGACGTATTTGTCGCCAACTGCGTGGCCTCTAACACTGCATAGCGAGCGTGCTTCTCGATGTATTCGGTCATTGTGTCGCTGGGCGCGTGCATGAGGTCCCCGGTCAGCATAACGGGCGGCCCATCGGTCAACAGATGCTCGTGAACTCTGCGATCGTCGAAGCGTCCGTGGTGCGCTCGTACCAGACGAATTTGTACATCGGGGTACCACGTCCCGTACTTCATTACTCGCCCAAGAAACACGAGCCTGCGAGGCATGCCGCATGCAGGAGCATCAACGGGTCGACCGCCATCCACGATCGAGCGGATTTCATCTTGAAGGTGGCTGCTTAGCCATTCGTCGGCATCAAGGAAGAGGATCCAGTCGGCCTCGTCAACCACGACGTCTAGTGCCCAATTTTTTTGCGCCGCGTATCCCTCCCAAGGGTGGATTAGGACTTGAGCCCCCTTGGATCGTGCGATTTCAACTGTGGCGTCCGTGCTACCGGAATCAACAACAGTGACACTACCTAGTGCCGCGACCGAGTCGAGGCACCTTCCAATCACATCAGCCTCATTGAGGGTTGTCACGATCGTCATTAGTCGGGGCAATTTGGGGCTCCGTTCTTAGCTTAAGCGCTTTCGACCGAGCTGGTTCTTGGGTACTAACTCAGGTGGTGCTTGGCAACGAAGGAATGCCGGGGCCGATATGGGACGCCTAGTCGATCTGCGCCTCATGCTCTGGGCTGCGGATGAACTGATGGGGCGTCCTCACCATTTTCTGGCTACCATCCTTGGTTGCTCCTTGCTCGCTCTGCAACGTGGCCTCGAGGCTGGGCCTCGCAACGTCTGGACTTCTGGACGCGCATCACTCGCTCAGTCGCCCGGGCGGCCGGTCTGCCACTCGATGGTGCCGAGGCCGGCGTCGACCAGCGCCTTCTCCCGCTTGGCCAGCTCCATGTCCGCGGCCACCATCATCTCGACCAGCTCGTCGAAGCTCGTCCGCGGCGTCCACCCCAGCACCGCACGAGCCTTCGACGCGTCCCCCAGCAGCTGGTCGACCTCCGCCGGCCGCAGGTACCGCGCATCGGTCCCCACGTACCGCTCCCAGTCCAGGTCGAGCAGCGCGAACGTCGCCTCGGCGAACTCCCGCACGCTGTGCATCTCCCCCGTCGCCACCACGTAGTCACCCGGTTCGTCCTGCTGGACCATCAACCACATCGCCTCGACGTAGTCCCCCGCGAACCCCCAGTCCCGCCTGGCGTCCAAGTTCCCCAGGTACACCTTCTCCTGGAGCCCCAGCTTGATCCGCGTCGCCGCCCGCGTGATCTTCCGCGTCACGAACGTCTCACCCCGCCGCGGCGACTCGTGGTTGAACAAGATCCCGTTCGACGCATGCATCCCGTAGGACTCGCGGTGGTTCACCGACTGCCAGAACCCGTACAC
This DNA window, taken from Euzebya sp., encodes the following:
- a CDS encoding glycosyltransferase family 4 protein — translated: MMPLELLIITPYPIHYQMPVFERLAETREIHVLFLRQARGASGYDWEFGKKVDFGIRKIGFGNSLALPTTRDEKSESQLSAEQLRRALAVIRAIVRLRPKAVYVHGFAGLPEVAALLTCRLTGIPTLLRSVSYDLGERSRLRSGLRKVLYPPILSLATRIGYIGWHNRAFFLNHGVKPHRLRYVPHGVDNASFDTDPEPDEELDMVARRKFTFVFVGKLIDKKAPDLLLRAFRAMPDRDTAMLAIVGSGAMKGDLQRYAEQEDLDVDFFDFLAQRQLAALLGRCDCLVLPSRYQETWGLVVNEALASGLPVIVSDRVGCAPDLVMGKTGYVFASDSVESLVQAMDSMRRQGPKSDYRDRTKMVVDSYSASAIAEALSSVVGELLVMEGSMA
- a CDS encoding glycosyltransferase — protein: MRVLHLIDSLRPEAGGPSYAVQKMAESVALRGHEVHVLAMRRRGETIEANDPDGVRLSTYAAQYAGPAPISYSWWRESLREAERADLVHAHALYLPQSLAAYLRRSSTPYVVSPHGAFDKYHYEQRAVKKRMYEALIENRVIDGASGVHFMSEHERDDALRVRHFRNWSIIPPGVETATDEVSADKPRKNLVLFLGRLATKKQPWLVVDALAWTKQAGLVAQAIIAGPEEDIRHSLLQKRINDRGLKDDVKLIGLVRGEAKQQLLRRASVFVLPSLDESFGIAVVEAMAYGAVPIVTPEVGAASILSGTQSGVVTEGSAEALGKALLNLLERPGMLSDMRRNGVAAARQLTWAKAGSDLEAWYSGIVSRDIIQPEGER
- a CDS encoding O-antigen ligase family protein; its protein translation is MGAAGYLLLGTALPLQVLGLILKAGLLLRERPTRFAIGRDQGLFLTGIGVLAAVSFIMNVGTGGFDFRGYLVYGAVAASVCLTLLLVARDDFTQYAVGFVSIPYAVAVVHVFLAVSGGVDDHFGRVLYVGNTHPNLGGEIASAAVLLASLSLRPRSFTVVVIPLTISVLLLQARAALACILLLVLVWAVYEFRRLRWSRGARFAAVSLLMLMVMSLWTHGSTGARFVREDVLRVSDENRGIGSGFTGRVEPWGSAWEAFLETPLIGSGIDFRAEGDVSGVHNAVLYGLARHGALSLLIWVPLVRAFANIWYRDRKASLCLLACLPLVFLNDRFINLNPYPFGMYVTVLALGRGSRLGPLQRIRGRHMVKQG
- a CDS encoding FkbM family methyltransferase; this encodes MRGLLARLSIQIPPFARWIAWKVLSRFLFPSHAASLVMLRNRACCLRTIIDVGAFEGEWTSLVRLVFPGARVLMVEAQESKAGALRSLVESGHGDVQLAIAVAGPKDGQSVNFYEMETGSSVLGELSDVSRTVTTAKVRTLDSIVADLPSHWGAPDFIKVDVQGYELEVLRGAEAVLSSARFAMLEVSLIQYNEGAPLLAEVIAFMDDRDFRVVDIFQEMRRRDGQLIQLDVLFERLPSTDEDPLGA
- the gmd gene encoding GDP-mannose 4,6-dehydratase; its protein translation is MADRKRAFITGITGQDGSYLTELLLEKGYEVHGLVRRGSTFGTERIDHLYLDPHLEDARMFLHYGDLTDANSLSRLLWEVRPHEVYNLGAQSHVGVSFENPVYTVDADALGTLKLLEACRQLGEECPRYYQASSSEMYGKVVEVPQTEATPFHPRSPYGCAKVYGFWQSVNHRESYGMHASNGILFNHESPRRGETFVTRKITRAATRIKLGLQEKVYLGNLDARRDWGFAGDYVEAMWLMVQQDEPGDYVVATGEMHSVREFAEATFALLDLDWERYVGTDARYLRPAEVDQLLGDASKARAVLGWTPRTSFDELVEMMVAADMELAKREKALVDAGLGTIEWQTGRPGD
- a CDS encoding glycosyltransferase family 2 protein, yielding MTIVTTLNEADVIGRCLDSVAALGSVTVVDSGSTDATVEIARSKGAQVLIHPWEGYAAQKNWALDVVVDEADWILFLDADEWLSSHLQDEIRSIVDGGRPVDAPACGMPRRLVFLGRVMKYGTWYPDVQIRLVRAHHGRFDDRRVHEHLLTDGPPVMLTGDLMHAPSDTMTEYIEKHARYAVLEATQLATNTSRVGLPLTSWFGRRQWLKRNIWFRLRCRPVIRWFWLLIIKQGWREGRVGFHYATIIALYDYMIDLAVAFPDWAAPRRDQSPQRTGIAAPLESQSDSAHSM
- a CDS encoding glycosyltransferase family 4 protein, producing MEKVWFDLANEFAANGHDVWHVSKRYPGLPDHAVVGGVEHVRVGGFSQTHNGLVRLIRDLTYSTRVAAAISDADVIVTHSFWSPVILRNTRAVLYVHVARFPKQQHRLYRSADRLQAVSSPVAEALVQQGVPSTKVVVIPNPVRLPELRSTSENPVDDICFAGRIHPEKGVLELLRAVVTAEGILGRPINVRLAGPTDTAAGGGGRAYFEDLKRVAVRMRGSVDFRGLIVDREELNRYISGVRIFAYPSLAERGETFGLAVLEAMSLGVPALVSDLRCFLDFVLPGRNGMVWDRASGLHGLAQALSTALDQEGRIEQMGMAARRTAEGFTVEKVAGMYLADFESAIA